A window from Sus scrofa isolate TJ Tabasco breed Duroc chromosome 2, Sscrofa11.1, whole genome shotgun sequence encodes these proteins:
- the DOCK6 gene encoding dedicator of cytokinesis protein 6 isoform X4, translating into MAAAERRAFAHKINRTVAAEVRKQVSRERSGSPHSSRRCSSSLGVPLTEVVEPLDFEDVLLSRPPDAEPGPLRDLVEFPVDDLELLLQPRECRTTEPGIPEDGKLDAQVRAAVEMYTEDWIITHRRYQHLSAVYSPITAETQRERQKGLTRQVFEQDASGDERSGPEDSDDPRHSSGSPDDTPRSSGASGIFDLRNLAADSLLPSLLERAAPEDVDRRNEALRRQHRPRALLTLYPAPDEDEAVERCSRPEPPREHFGQRILVKCLSLKFEIEIEPIFGILALYDVREKKKISENFYFDLNSESMKGLLRAHGTHPAISTLARSAIFSVTYPSPDIFLVIKLEKVLQQGDISECCEPYMVMKEADTAKNKEKLEKLRLAAEQFCTRLGRYRMPFAWTAVHLANIVSSAGQSDRDSDSEGERRPAWTDRRRRGPQDRTSSGDDTCSFSGFRPATLTVTNFFKQEAERLSDEDLFKFLADMRRPTSLLRRLRPVTAQLKIDISPAPENPHFCLSPELLHVKPYPDPRGRPTKEILEFPAREVYAPHTSYRNLLYVYPHSLNFSSRQGSVRNLTVRVQYMAGEDPSQALPVIFGKSSCSEFTREAFTPVVYHNKSPEFYEEFKLRLPACVTENHHLLFTFYHVSCQPRPGTALETPVGFTWIPLLQHGRLRTGPFCLPVSVDQPPPSYSVLTPDVALPGMRWVDGHKGVFSVELTAVSSVHPQDPHLDKFFTLVHVLEEGAFPFRLKDAVLSEGTVEQELRASLAALRLASPEPLVAFSHHVLDKLVRLVVRPPVIGGQIVNLGRGAFEAMAHVVSLVHRSLEAAQDARGHCPLLAAYVYYAFRLPGTEPSLMGGAPPVTVQPATLARGPGRPASLYLARSKSISSSNPDLAVAPGSVDDEVSRILATKAIDRSSSRTSSYLEGSCSAPPATQPRPTVQKLLHEELALQWVVSGSAVREAVLQHAWFFFQLMVKSMALHLLLGQRLDTPRKLRFPGRFLDDIAALVGSVGLEVITRIHKDAELAERLNASLAFFLSDLLSLVDRGFVFSLVRAHYKQVATRLQSAPNPAVLLTLRMDFTRILCNHEHYVTLNLPCCPLSPPASPSPSVSSTTSQSSTFSSQAPDPKVISMFELSGPFRQQHFLAGLLLTELALALEPEAEGASLLHKKAISAVHSLLCGHDADPRYAEATVRARVAELYLPLLSLARDTLPRLHDFAESSGQRSRLASMLDSDTEGEGDMGGTINPSVAMAIAGGPLAPGSRASISQGPATAARSGCALSAESSRTLLVCVLWVLKNAEPALLQRWAADLALPQLGRLLDLLYLCLAAFEYKGKKAFERINSLTFKKSLDMKARLEEAILGTIGARQEMVRRSRERSPFGNQENVRWRKSVTHWRQTSDRVDKTKDEMEHEALVDGNLATEASLVVLDTLEIIVQTVMLSEARESVLGAILKVVLYSLGSAQSALFLQHGLATQRALVSKFPELLFEEDTELCADLCLRLLRHCGSRISAIRTHASASLYLLMRQNFEIGNNFARVKMQVTMSLSSLVGTTQNFSEEHLRRSLKTILTYAEEDVGLRDSTFAEQVQDLMFNLHMILTDTVKMKEHQEDPEMLIDLMYRIARGYQGSPDLRLTWLQNMAGKHAELGNHAEAAQCMVHAAALVAEYLALLEDSRHLPVGCVSFQNISSNVLEESAISDDILSPDEEGFCSGKHFTELGLVGLLEQAAAYFTMGGLYEAVNEVYKTLIPILEAHRDYKKLAAVHGKLQEAFTKIMHQSSGWERVFGTYFRVGFYGARFGDLDEQEFVYKEPSITKLAEISHRLEEFYTERFGEDVVEIIKDSNPVDKTKLDPQKAYIQITYVEPHFDTYELKDRVTYFDRNYGLRTFLFCTPFTPDGRAHGELPEQHKRKTLLSTDHAFPYIKTRIRVCHREETVLTPVEVAIEDMQKKTRELAFATEQDPPDAKMLQMVLQGSVGPTVNQGPLEVAQVFLAEIPEDPKLFRHHNKLRLCFKDFCKKCEDALRKNKALIGPDQKEYHRELERNYSRLREALQPLLTQRLPQLLAPTTASSLRCLTWGLPTLEKELLEQSQFPEG; encoded by the exons GTCCCACTGACTGAAGTTGTCGAGCCCCTAGACTTTGAGGATGTGCTCCTGAGCCGGCCCCCAGATGCAGAGCCCGGGCCACTCCGGGACCTGGTCGAGTTTCCAGTGGATgacctggagctgctgctgcagcctcGGGAATGCCGCACCACGGAGCCTGGGATCCCCGAGGATGG AAAGCTGGATGCCCAAGTGAGGGCCGCGGTGGAGATGTACACCGAGGACTGGATCATCACCCACAGGAG GTACCAGCACCTGAGTGCAGTGTACAGCCCCatcactgcagagacacagcGAGAGCGGCAGAAGGGCCTCACCCGGCAGGTCTTCGAGCAGGATGCTTCTGGGGATGAGAGGTCTGGCCCAGAAGACTCG GATGACCCCCGGCACTCCTCAGGCTCCCCAGATGACACCCCACGGAGCAGTGGCGCCTCTGGCATCTTTGACCTGAGGAACTTGGCGGCCGACTCCTTGCTGCCCTCACTGCTGGAGCGTGCGGCCCCAGAGGACGTGGACCGGCGCAATGAGGCTCTGCGACGGCAGCACCGGCCCCGCGCCCTGCTCACCCTCTACCCAGCACCTGATGAG GACGAGGCTGTGGAACGCTGCAGCCGCCCGGAGCCACCCCGAGAACACTTCGGACAACGGATCCTGGTCAAGTGTCTGTCGCTTAA GTTCGAGATCGAAATCGAGCCCATCTTTGGCATCTTAGCCCTGTATGATGTTcgggaaaaaaagaag ATCTCAGAGAACTTCTACTTCGACCTGAACTCAGAATCCATGAAGGGGCTGCTGCGGGCCCATGGCACCCACCCTGCCATTTCCACCTTGGCCCGCTCTGCCATCTTCTCTGTGACCTACCCCTCGCCCGACATCTTCCTGGTCATCAAG CTGGAGAAGGTGCTGCAGCAGGGGGACATCAGCGAGTGCTGTGAACCCTACATGGTGATGAAGGAGGCAGACACTGCCAAG AACAAAGAGAAATTGGAGAAGCTGCGCCTGGCGGCTGAACAGTTCTGCACCCGCCTCGGCCGCTACCGCATGCCCTTCGCCTGGACAGCAGTGCACCTTGCTAACATCGTGAGCAGTGCGGGCCAATCTGACCGTGACTCGGACTCAGAGGGCG AGCGCCGACCCGCCTGGACTGACCGCCGCCGTCGGGGGCCTCAGGACCGGACAAGTAGCGGGGACGACACTTGCAGCTTCTCTGGCTTCCGCCCTGCCACCCTAACTGTCACCAATTTCTTTAAGCAG GAGGCGGAGCGGCTCAGTGATGAAGACCTTTTCAAGTTTCTGGCTGACATGCGGCGCCCAACATCTCTGCTGCGGCGGCTGCGGCCTGTGACCG CCCAGCTCAAGATCGACATCTCCCCGGCCCCTGAGAACCCTCACTTCTGCCTCTCCCCGGAGCTGCTTCATGTCAAGCCCTATCCAGACCCCAGGGGCCGGCCCACCAAGGAGATCCTGGAGTTTCCAGCCCGTGAGGTCTACGCCCCCCATACCAGCTACAG GAACCTGCTGTACGTGTACCCGCACAGCCTCAACTTCAGCAGTCGCCAGGGCTCCGTGCGAAACCTCACCGTGCGAGTGCAGTACATGGCAGGCGAGGACCCCAGCCAGGCCCTGCCG GTCATCTTTGGCAAATCCAGCTGCAGTGAATTCACCCGCGAGGCCTTCACCCCCGTGGTCTACCATAACAA ATCCCCTGAGTTCTACGAGGAGTTCAAGCTGCGGCTTCCGGCCTGCGTGACAGAGAACCACCACCTGCTCTTCACCTTCTACCACGTCAGCTGCCAGCCCCGGCCAGGCACGGCCCTGGAGACTCCTGTGGGCTTTACT TGGATCCCGCTGCTGCAGCACGGCCGCCTGAGGACCGGTCCCTTCTGCCTCCCTGTGTCCGTGGACCAGCCTCCGCCCAGCTACTCCGTGCTCACACCGGAC GTGGCGCTGCCGGGCATGCGCTGGGTGGATGGCCACAAGGGCGTGTTCAGCGTGGAGCTCACAGCTGTGTCCTCTGTGCACCCTCAG GACCCCCACCTGGATAAATTCTTCACCCTGGTGCATGTCTTGGAGGAGGGGGCCTTTCCATTCCGGCTCAAGGATGCCGTGCTGAGCGAGGGCACAGTGGAGCAGGAGCTGCGGGCCAGCCTGGCAGCCTTGCGCCTTGCCAGCCCCGAGCCCCTTGTCGCCTTCTCCCACCATGTGCTGGACAAGCTCGTGCGTCTGGTTGTGCGACCCCCTGTCATCGGTGGCCAGATCG TGAATCTGGGTCGTGGAGCCTTTGAAGCAATGGCCCATGTCGTCAGCCTCGTTCACCGGAGCCTGGAGGCTGCCCAGGATGCCCGTGGTCACTGCCCACTGCTGGCTGCCTATGTCTATTATGCCTTCCgactgcctggcacagagcccaGCCTCATGGGAG GGGCCCCTCCAGTGACAGTGCAGCCTGCCACGCTGGCCCGTGGCCCTGGCCGCCCCGCAAGCCTCTACCTGGCCCGCTCGAAAAGCATCAGCAGCAGCAACCCCGACCTGGCTGTGGCCCCTGGCTCTGTGGATGATGAGGTCTCCCGCATCCTGGCTACCAAG GCCATCGACCGCAGCTCTAGCCGAACCTCTTCCTACCTCGAGGGCTCCTGCTCGGCCCCACCAGCCACCCAGCCAAGACCCACTGTGCAGAAG ctgcttCATGAGGAGCTGGCCCTGCAGTGGGTGGTCAGTGGCAGTGCCGTGCGCGAGGCCGTCCTGCAGCATGCCTGGTTCTTCTTCCAGCTCATG GTGAAAAGCATGGCACTGCACCTGCTTCTAGGCCAGAGACTGGACACACCCCGCAAGCTTCGCTTCCCTGGGCGCTTCCTGGATGACATCGCAGCTCTGGTGGGCTCTGTAGGCCTGGAGGTCATCACCCGCATCCACAAG GATGCGGAGCTGGCCGAGCGCCTCAACGCCAGCCTGGCCTTCTTCCTCAGTGATCTTCTGTCCCTGGTGGACCGCGGCTTCGTCTTCAGCCTGGTCCGGGCTCACTACAAGCAG GTGGCCACACGGCTGCAGTCGGCCCCCAACCCGGCGGTGCTGCTGACCCTGCGCATGGACTTCACCCGCATCCTGTGCAACCACGAGCACTACGTGACCCTCAATCTCCCCTGCTGCCCCCTATCCCCCCCGGCCTCGCCCTCGCCCTCCGTATCCTCCACTACCTCCCAG AGCTCCACCTTCTCCAGCCAGGCCCCAGACCCCAAGGTGATCAGCATGTTTGAGCTGAGTGGGCCATTCCGGCAGCAGCACTTCCTGGCTGGGCTCCTGCTGACGGAACTGGCTCTGGCCCTGGAACCTGAGGCCGAGGG GGCATCCCTGCTGCACAAGAAGGCCATCAGTGCTGTCCACAGTCTGCTCTGTGGCCATGATGCTGACCCCCGCTATGCCGAGGCCACCGTGAGAGCCCGTGTGGCCGAGCTCTATCTGCCACTGCTGTCACTTGCACGAGACACACTGCCACGGCTGCACGACTTTGCTG AGAGCTCAGGTCAACGATCAAGACTAGCCTCTATGCTTGACTCAGATACAGAAGGGGAAGGGGACATGGGAGGCACCATCAACCCCTCAGTGGCCATGGCCATCGCTGGTGGCCCCCTGGCCCCTGGCTCCCGGGCCAGCATCTCCCAGGGTCCAGCGACG GCTGCTCGCTCAGGCTGTGCCCTCTCTGCCGAGTCCAGCCGGACCTTGCTGGTGTGCGTGCTCTGGGTCCTGAAAAATGCTGAGCCAGCCCTGCTGCAGCGCTGGGCTGCAGACCTGGCCCTCCCTCAGCTGGGTCGTCTCCTGGACCTGCTATACCTCTGCCTGGCTGCCTTTGAATACAAG GGGAAAAAGGCCTTTGAACGTATCAACAGCCTCACATTCAAGAAATCACTGGACATGAAGGCCCGGCTGGAGGAAGCTATCTTGGGTACCATTGGAGCCCGACAGGAGATGGTGCGACGGAGCCGGG AGAGGAGCCCGTTCGGGAACCAGGAGAATGTACGCTGGAGGAAGAGTGTCACCCACTGGAGACAAACCTCAGATCGTGTGGACAA AACCAAGGATGAAATGGAACATGAGGCCTTGGTGGATGGGAACCTGGCAACTGAGGCAAGCCTGGTGGTTCTGGATACACTGGAGATCATCGTGCAG ACGGTGATGCTGTCAGAGGCCCGGGAGAGTGTCTTGGGAGCAATACTGAAGGTTGTGTTGTACagtctgggcagtgcccagagtgCTCTTTTCTTGCAGCACGGCCTGGCCACACAACGGGCCCTGGTGTCCAAG TTCCCAGAGCTGCTGTTTGAAGAGGACACGGAGCTGTGTGCTGACCTCTGCCTGAGGCTCCTGCGACACTGTGGCAGCCGCATCAGCGCCATCCGCACACACGCCAGCGCCTCCCTCTACCTCCTCATGCGCCAGAATTTCGAGATTGGCAAC AACTTTGCCCGTGTGAAGATGCAAGTGACCATGTCGCTCTCGTCACTGGTGGGGACAACACAGAACTTCAGTGAAGAGCACCTGCGACGTTCACTCAAGACCATCCTCACCTATGCCGAGGAGGACGTGGGGCTGCGGGACAGCACCTTTGCCGAGCAG GTCCAAGACCTGATGTTCAACTTGCACATGATCTTGACCGACACGGTGAAAATGAAGGAGCATCAGGAGGACCCCGAGATGCTCATTGACCTCATGTACAG GATCGCACGGGGCTACCAGGGCTCCCCGGACCTGCGGCTGACATGGCTGCAGAACATGGCGGGGAAGCACGCAGAGCTGGGCAACCACGCGGAGGCCGCACAGTGCATGGTACATGCAGCTGCCCTCGTGGCAGAGTACCTCGCTCTGCTGGAGGACAGCCGCCACCTGCCCGTGGGCTGCGTTTCCTTCCAG AACATCTCATCCAACGTGCTGGAGGAGTCCGCCATCTCCGACGACATCCTGTCCCCCGATGAGGAGGGCTTCTGTTCCGGGAAGCACTTCACCGagctggggctggtggggctgcTGGAACAGGCAGCCGCCTACTTCACCATG GGCGGGCTCTATGAGGCGGTAAATGAGGTCTACAAGACCCTTATCCCCATCCTGGAAGCCCACCGGGACTACAAGAAGCTGGCTGCTGTGCACGGCAAATTGCAGGAGGCCTTCACCAAGATCATGCACCAG AGCTCAGGCTGGGAG CGCGTATTCGGGACGTATTTCCGCGTTGGCTTCTACGGCGCCCGCTTCGGTGACCTGGATGAGCAGGAGTTTGTGTACAAGGAGCCATCCATCACAAAGCTGGCAGAAATCTCACACCGGCTGGAG gagttcTACACAGAGCGGTTCGGGGAAGACGTGGTTGAGATCATCAAAGATTCTAACCCTGTGGACAAAACCAAACTGGACCCACAGAAG GCGTACATCCAGATCACATACGTGGAGCCGCACTTCGACACCTATGAGCTCAAGGACCGGGTGACCTACTTCGACCGCAACTACGGTCTGCGAACCTTTCTGTTCTGCACACCCTTCACGCCAGACGGGCGAGCGCACGGGGAGCTGCCGGAACAGCACAAGCGCAAGACACTGCTCAGTACAGACCACGCCTTCCCCTACATCAAGACGCGCATCCGCGTGTGCCACCGcgaggag acAGTGCTGACACCAGTGGAAGTGGCCATTGAGGACATGCAGAAGAAGACTCGGGAGCTGGCCTTCGCCACTGAGCAGGACCCGCCAGATGCCAAGATGCTGCAGATGGTGCTGCAGGGCTCCGTGGGGCCCACTGTGAACCAG GGTCCCCTGGAGGTGGCTCAGGTGTTTTTGGCTGAGATCCCCGAAGACCCCAAGCTCTTCAGGCATCACAACAAGCTGCGGCTCTGTTTCAAGGACTTTTGCAAGAA GTGCGAGGATGCACTGCGGAAGAACAAAGCCCTGATTGGGCCAGACCAGAAGGAGTACCACCGTGAGCTAGAGCGCAACTACTCCCGCCTTCGGGAGGCTCTGCAGCCCCTGCTCACCCAGCGCCTTCCCCAGCTGCTGGCACCGACCACAGCCAGTAGCCTCAGGTGCCTGACCTGGGGCCTCCCTACCCTAGAGAAG GAACTCCTTGAACAGAGCCAGTTTCCGGAAGGCTGA
- the DOCK6 gene encoding dedicator of cytokinesis protein 6 isoform X7, whose product MAAAERRAFAHKINRTVAAEVRKQVSRERSGSPHSSRRCSSSLGVPLTEVVEPLDFEDVLLSRPPDAEPGPLRDLVEFPVDDLELLLQPRECRTTEPGIPEDGKLDAQVRAAVEMYTEDWIITHRRYQHLSAVYSPITAETQRERQKGLTRQVFEQDASGDERSGPEDSDDPRHSSGSPDDTPRSSGASGIFDLRNLAADSLLPSLLERAAPEDVDRRNEALRRQHRPRALLTLYPAPDEDEAVERCSRPEPPREHFGQRILVKCLSLKFEIEIEPIFGILALYDVREKKKISENFYFDLNSESMKGLLRAHGTHPAISTLARSAIFSVTYPSPDIFLVIKLEKVLQQGDISECCEPYMVMKEADTAKNKEKLEKLRLAAEQFCTRLGRYRMPFAWTAVHLANIVSSAGQSDRDSDSEGERRPAWTDRRRRGPQDRTSSGDDTCSFSGFRPATLTVTNFFKQEAERLSDEDLFKFLADMRRPTSLLRRLRPVTAQLKIDISPAPENPHFCLSPELLHVKPYPDPRGRPTKEILEFPAREVYAPHTSYRNLLYVYPHSLNFSSRQGSVRNLTVRVQYMAGEDPSQALPVIFGKSSCSEFTREAFTPVVYHNKSPEFYEEFKLRLPACVTENHHLLFTFYHVSCQPRPGTALETPVGFTWIPLLQHGRLRTGPFCLPVSVDQPPPSYSVLTPDVALPGMRWVDGHKGVFSVELTAVSSVHPQDPHLDKFFTLVHVLEEGAFPFRLKDAVLSEGTVEQELRASLAALRLASPEPLVAFSHHVLDKLVRLVVRPPVIGGQIVNLGRGAFEAMAHVVSLVHRSLEAAQDARGHCPLLAAYVYYAFRLPGTEPSLMGGAPPVTVQPATLARGPGRPASLYLARSKSISSSNPDLAVAPGSVDDEVSRILATKGIDRSHSWVNSAYAPGGSKAVLRRAPPYCGADPRQAIDRSSSRTSSYLEGSCSAPPATQPRPTVQKLLHEELALQWVVSGSAVREAVLQHAWFFFQLMVKSMALHLLLGQRLDTPRKLRFPGRFLDDIAALVGSVGLEVITRIHKDAELAERLNASLAFFLSDLLSLVDRGFVFSLVRAHYKQVATRLQSAPNPAVLLTLRMDFTRILCNHEHYVTLNLPCCPLSPPASPSPSVSSTTSQSSTFSSQAPDPKVISMFELSGPFRQQHFLAGLLLTELALALEPEAEGASLLHKKAISAVHSLLCGHDADPRYAEATVRARVAELYLPLLSLARDTLPRLHDFADFYDYVTHVCWALFCFSFCLLSELGNFLFTCV is encoded by the exons GTCCCACTGACTGAAGTTGTCGAGCCCCTAGACTTTGAGGATGTGCTCCTGAGCCGGCCCCCAGATGCAGAGCCCGGGCCACTCCGGGACCTGGTCGAGTTTCCAGTGGATgacctggagctgctgctgcagcctcGGGAATGCCGCACCACGGAGCCTGGGATCCCCGAGGATGG AAAGCTGGATGCCCAAGTGAGGGCCGCGGTGGAGATGTACACCGAGGACTGGATCATCACCCACAGGAG GTACCAGCACCTGAGTGCAGTGTACAGCCCCatcactgcagagacacagcGAGAGCGGCAGAAGGGCCTCACCCGGCAGGTCTTCGAGCAGGATGCTTCTGGGGATGAGAGGTCTGGCCCAGAAGACTCG GATGACCCCCGGCACTCCTCAGGCTCCCCAGATGACACCCCACGGAGCAGTGGCGCCTCTGGCATCTTTGACCTGAGGAACTTGGCGGCCGACTCCTTGCTGCCCTCACTGCTGGAGCGTGCGGCCCCAGAGGACGTGGACCGGCGCAATGAGGCTCTGCGACGGCAGCACCGGCCCCGCGCCCTGCTCACCCTCTACCCAGCACCTGATGAG GACGAGGCTGTGGAACGCTGCAGCCGCCCGGAGCCACCCCGAGAACACTTCGGACAACGGATCCTGGTCAAGTGTCTGTCGCTTAA GTTCGAGATCGAAATCGAGCCCATCTTTGGCATCTTAGCCCTGTATGATGTTcgggaaaaaaagaag ATCTCAGAGAACTTCTACTTCGACCTGAACTCAGAATCCATGAAGGGGCTGCTGCGGGCCCATGGCACCCACCCTGCCATTTCCACCTTGGCCCGCTCTGCCATCTTCTCTGTGACCTACCCCTCGCCCGACATCTTCCTGGTCATCAAG CTGGAGAAGGTGCTGCAGCAGGGGGACATCAGCGAGTGCTGTGAACCCTACATGGTGATGAAGGAGGCAGACACTGCCAAG AACAAAGAGAAATTGGAGAAGCTGCGCCTGGCGGCTGAACAGTTCTGCACCCGCCTCGGCCGCTACCGCATGCCCTTCGCCTGGACAGCAGTGCACCTTGCTAACATCGTGAGCAGTGCGGGCCAATCTGACCGTGACTCGGACTCAGAGGGCG AGCGCCGACCCGCCTGGACTGACCGCCGCCGTCGGGGGCCTCAGGACCGGACAAGTAGCGGGGACGACACTTGCAGCTTCTCTGGCTTCCGCCCTGCCACCCTAACTGTCACCAATTTCTTTAAGCAG GAGGCGGAGCGGCTCAGTGATGAAGACCTTTTCAAGTTTCTGGCTGACATGCGGCGCCCAACATCTCTGCTGCGGCGGCTGCGGCCTGTGACCG CCCAGCTCAAGATCGACATCTCCCCGGCCCCTGAGAACCCTCACTTCTGCCTCTCCCCGGAGCTGCTTCATGTCAAGCCCTATCCAGACCCCAGGGGCCGGCCCACCAAGGAGATCCTGGAGTTTCCAGCCCGTGAGGTCTACGCCCCCCATACCAGCTACAG GAACCTGCTGTACGTGTACCCGCACAGCCTCAACTTCAGCAGTCGCCAGGGCTCCGTGCGAAACCTCACCGTGCGAGTGCAGTACATGGCAGGCGAGGACCCCAGCCAGGCCCTGCCG GTCATCTTTGGCAAATCCAGCTGCAGTGAATTCACCCGCGAGGCCTTCACCCCCGTGGTCTACCATAACAA ATCCCCTGAGTTCTACGAGGAGTTCAAGCTGCGGCTTCCGGCCTGCGTGACAGAGAACCACCACCTGCTCTTCACCTTCTACCACGTCAGCTGCCAGCCCCGGCCAGGCACGGCCCTGGAGACTCCTGTGGGCTTTACT TGGATCCCGCTGCTGCAGCACGGCCGCCTGAGGACCGGTCCCTTCTGCCTCCCTGTGTCCGTGGACCAGCCTCCGCCCAGCTACTCCGTGCTCACACCGGAC GTGGCGCTGCCGGGCATGCGCTGGGTGGATGGCCACAAGGGCGTGTTCAGCGTGGAGCTCACAGCTGTGTCCTCTGTGCACCCTCAG GACCCCCACCTGGATAAATTCTTCACCCTGGTGCATGTCTTGGAGGAGGGGGCCTTTCCATTCCGGCTCAAGGATGCCGTGCTGAGCGAGGGCACAGTGGAGCAGGAGCTGCGGGCCAGCCTGGCAGCCTTGCGCCTTGCCAGCCCCGAGCCCCTTGTCGCCTTCTCCCACCATGTGCTGGACAAGCTCGTGCGTCTGGTTGTGCGACCCCCTGTCATCGGTGGCCAGATCG TGAATCTGGGTCGTGGAGCCTTTGAAGCAATGGCCCATGTCGTCAGCCTCGTTCACCGGAGCCTGGAGGCTGCCCAGGATGCCCGTGGTCACTGCCCACTGCTGGCTGCCTATGTCTATTATGCCTTCCgactgcctggcacagagcccaGCCTCATGGGAG GGGCCCCTCCAGTGACAGTGCAGCCTGCCACGCTGGCCCGTGGCCCTGGCCGCCCCGCAAGCCTCTACCTGGCCCGCTCGAAAAGCATCAGCAGCAGCAACCCCGACCTGGCTGTGGCCCCTGGCTCTGTGGATGATGAGGTCTCCCGCATCCTGGCTACCAAG GGTATCGACCGTTCACACTCCTGGGTGAATTCTGCTTATGCTCCAGGAGGCAGCAAGGCTGTGCTGCGACGGGCACCCCCTTACTGTGGGGCCGACCCCAGACAG GCCATCGACCGCAGCTCTAGCCGAACCTCTTCCTACCTCGAGGGCTCCTGCTCGGCCCCACCAGCCACCCAGCCAAGACCCACTGTGCAGAAG ctgcttCATGAGGAGCTGGCCCTGCAGTGGGTGGTCAGTGGCAGTGCCGTGCGCGAGGCCGTCCTGCAGCATGCCTGGTTCTTCTTCCAGCTCATG GTGAAAAGCATGGCACTGCACCTGCTTCTAGGCCAGAGACTGGACACACCCCGCAAGCTTCGCTTCCCTGGGCGCTTCCTGGATGACATCGCAGCTCTGGTGGGCTCTGTAGGCCTGGAGGTCATCACCCGCATCCACAAG GATGCGGAGCTGGCCGAGCGCCTCAACGCCAGCCTGGCCTTCTTCCTCAGTGATCTTCTGTCCCTGGTGGACCGCGGCTTCGTCTTCAGCCTGGTCCGGGCTCACTACAAGCAG GTGGCCACACGGCTGCAGTCGGCCCCCAACCCGGCGGTGCTGCTGACCCTGCGCATGGACTTCACCCGCATCCTGTGCAACCACGAGCACTACGTGACCCTCAATCTCCCCTGCTGCCCCCTATCCCCCCCGGCCTCGCCCTCGCCCTCCGTATCCTCCACTACCTCCCAG AGCTCCACCTTCTCCAGCCAGGCCCCAGACCCCAAGGTGATCAGCATGTTTGAGCTGAGTGGGCCATTCCGGCAGCAGCACTTCCTGGCTGGGCTCCTGCTGACGGAACTGGCTCTGGCCCTGGAACCTGAGGCCGAGGG GGCATCCCTGCTGCACAAGAAGGCCATCAGTGCTGTCCACAGTCTGCTCTGTGGCCATGATGCTGACCCCCGCTATGCCGAGGCCACCGTGAGAGCCCGTGTGGCCGAGCTCTATCTGCCACTGCTGTCACTTGCACGAGACACACTGCCACGGCTGCACGACTTTGCTG ACTTTTATGATTATGTTACGCATGTCTGCTGGGctctgttctgtttttcattctgtttGCTCTCTGAGTTGGGAAACTTTCTGTTCACCTGTGTTTGA